The stretch of DNA CTCGTTCTAAGGATCGGATTATTGTTCAATTCGATCGATTTTATCTAAATCgggtcaataaaatatttaataaaaagaattagaaataaattttaaaatccgaaaaattagaggattaaaagttagaaataaaaatatagaaattaaattttaatcttatattttctttaaaattggaaaaaaaaaacttaagctTGAGGTTGGCCCTACTCAtcctcaaattattttttaaatttcaaaataataaaaatatagattcatatttaaattttaaataaatttatttaagcaATGTCGGGAATGTGTTTTATATGGTGTATAAAACGTGTGCAAACGTTAACCAAGTTTCCAACTGAAGTGACACGCCCGTCACTCATACGCCATCCACGtgtcatttattttaaatctttatatattcggtaaattctattttatatttgaataaagtaattaaaataatataaaatatcctAACATATTGAACCTTCTTGAACTGCCATAACTAAAGCATGACTCGTTGATtcatatttattgattaaaaagtatacaaatattaattttttaaaaataaaatattaaataaataatgagtTCATGCTTTTTTTTCATTTATCAACTATTTATCAGAGCGAGCACAATAATTAATCTTTCgtaaatctattaaaaaataaatattatcacGAGTTTTAAAACTCTTCCATACTTGACCGATctatatacaaattaaaattattaaaatataaaataaataaaatttatgacataatttattaataattaaatttatatatatataatatattataatgaaaaataaatagtaaCCTGCAAAAAGAATTTGTCCGGTTCAAAACAAACAAAACCGACCCCCtcgttattaaattataaaatatgtaatttacatatattatataaaggTAAACCTGCTTTTTGGCCCTTCTAGGAACTTTCACCAAAGGTAGAATATATACTATAttgataaaaagattaaaaattaatttagggTAAAATCTATCTTGTccgaaagaaaataaaaaaatagccaAAGAAATTAAAGATTCCATTTGATTCCTTCTTTTATTATTAGGGGTTAATATATCATTTAGTACCTGAATTAgctaatatttaatttggtacaaaaattaagtatcaatttaaaaatattcaggtatgaaagtgaatattaaaattaaactcaggtattaaatttaaaaaaaaataaatttaagtactaaattgaatattgatgtaAAATTTAGGTGCCGAAATAGCCCTTATGATTATTTGTAATAATACACTCTGTTCTTGCACCTTTTTAACAGCTGAGCTTCTTATGTTTGAAACGCGGGAGacgaaaagaaaattttcttcgTTGCCTTTTGGCCTTACTTGATCTGATTTTTTGATTCCTTTGCAAATCAAATTTCTAAGCTTTTGATCTCTGCTTCAAACAggtatacataaaaaaaaaactttttttcttCAGTTTTCTCATTGTTTTATCGTGTTTACATGGTTTTAACTTTTTGCTTACTTTTGAGTCTTAGATCTGCTATATTTTTTCAGTGTTTGATCATTTTGTTCCTTGTTTTCACTTTAAAATCCCTTTATTCATGATTTATGCTAACttatttctttgattctctgtttccCAAGTTAATGGAATCTCTTAACTTTAACTATTAGTTCAAAAGTTAAATCTTTTTCTATGCAAAAAACAAGCATGGGGTTTTCTTTAAATTGAtttccttgattttttttttcattttttcttataTTTGAATCATTTTTATCAATACCCATTAGTTTGGATTATTGCAGTTCTTAGCAAAAAATGGGGTATATAGGATCACATGGTGTACAAGCTTTGAAAAGATACAAATACAGTGGTGTGGATCACTCTTACCTTGCAAAACATGTATTACAACCCTTTTGGAGCCGTTTTGTTAACTTCTTCCCTCTTTGGATGCCGTAAGttctttggattttttttattattttaatgctttgaaTAGTCATAGTTTTCATTTTGTTAGTGTTGTTTATCTGTTTTGAAGCACTGGTTCCTATATACACTTGTTTTGACTGTTGCTAGTTGATTGTGATTTTGATAGAGAGCTGAACCTTGAAGGAAAAAGGGAGGGGGGGGGTTGAaagtaataattatatttaaatagggtttaaattgaatattttataacTGGAAGGGACTAAAGTTGGTATTAGTCCATTTCATCAAGGGGAGCCAAGGCCCCCTTTGTGTGAAAGTAATTTTGTCATCTCTATTTATGCTTTGAATAACCATAGTTTTTATTTGCTGCTTCATTTTGTTAGTGTTGTTTACTTGTTTTGAAACACTGGTTCCTATCTACACCTGTTTGAGTGTTGCTAGTGGATTGTGATATTTGATATAGAGCTGAACTTGGAGGAAGGGAATGGAATTATCAATGTGAAAGCAGAGACGAAGCTAGAAATTCGGTTTTGGggggtcaaaataaaattttaaaagtttgggGGTTGAAAGTAAACATTATATTTGAATAggatttaaattgaatattttataacTGGAAGGGACTAAAGTTGCTATTAGTCCATTTCATCAAGGGGGGCCAAGTCCTCTGCCTTTCCCCTTAGTTACGCCCTTGTGTGAAAGTATAAGTTTTAAACGCTATATCATGCTTCATTTGAGCTTTAAGTATTTGCCTGTTTTTCAATGATATTTGCCGGCACTAacaaatttatgtttctatatgTGTTTGCTACTCGGTTGGTTGTTCTTTTTTCCAGACCAAACATGGTATGTAATGCTTACTACTTCTAAATTGTGATTTTCTATTAACATACAAACTCGGACATGCTTATACATGTATATGCATGTTTACTATTACACCTGATTTATTTGATTACTAAATTGGTATGCTTTTGTTTCTTAAGATAACACTTATGGGATTTATGTTCTTGGTTACCTCAGCAGTGCTTGGCTATGTGAGTGACGAACTCTCTTTCTATCCTTCTCTCTGCAGTTTCttcattgttgtatttattttgatttttgatccCCAAGTCAAATCCTTTTTGGCTTAAGATGTCGTGTTGAAATGGCAGTTTTATTTTACAGTAATGTGATGCAAATTCTGTGTTTGAGACACAACCATTGTTGCATTGACTGTCTGTTTAATTAACGTAGTTTTCATATGTAAAATACGTATTTCAACAAGCATTTTAGCTATGTGTATGCTTTTTCTGCTATTTATCTTTCCATtcggtttatttatttataccgaTGTTCAGGTTTATTCCCCTCACTTGGATTCACCTCCACCAAGATGGGTTCATTTCGCTCATGGGTTACTTCTATTTTTATATCAGGTTTATACACCTTAAAGTTATTTCTTCTTTATGGTCTCGTGGTGCGTTatgttttttactttaatttttagtaTCAATCTTTTCTGATGTATTACTAATTACCTGCTAGACTTTTGATGCTGTCGATGGGAAGCAAGCAAGAAGAACAAACTCCTCTAGTCCCCTTGGAGAACTTTTCGACCATGGTAATATTACCTTATCTCGTCTTTTCTCTTTGCTATTTACATTAGAAGTTCGTATTCTGacgaaataattatttttggcGGTCCTGAAATATTACAGGGTGCGATGCGCTTGCATGTGCGGTACGCGTATTTAACTTGTTGCGTTACATGACGAAGGCTAATGGCATTCCtcattatataaaatttgattctTTTCGTAGTTCGAAACCATGGCCTTTGGGAGCACTGCTATGTGTGGAAGGGACAGTTTCTGGTTCTGGGTAATTTCAGCTGTTCCATTTTACGGAGCTACATGGGAACAGTAAGTAATCCGAAGTGTATTCATTTCTTTCCTTGCAAGAAACCATGCCGTACATTGTGCAATCCTTCAATTACTTGgttttttctaaaagtttttataaatttgtttccAATGTTGCGATGATTTCATGATATGTTTGAGGTTTTTTAAGTATGTTGCTTACCTCCAATGCAGGTTCTTTTTGCATATGGGTCAAGTTTTTAGCAGTGCTGATCCTtatgttgttttctttttgtGTGTTCAGCTATTTCACCAATACGCTGATCCTTCCCGTAGTTAATGGGCCAACTGAGGGTCTTGCTCTGATATATGTAATGCACTTTTTGACAGGATTTTTGGGTATGTTTCCTCACTTGACATTTTACTCGTGCTTTCGACAATGTGTACTTCGAAAACTTTGTTTTACTTAGTTGTCATGCATCACATTTGGAACTTTTATTGTATATTTTTCCTCTTTACTTTTCTAATTGCGGTATCTTTCCTTTGTCCCATTAAGGTGCCCATTGGTGGGTTGAACAATTCGGAAGATCCATACCCATCTTCAGTTGGGTACCTTTTCTTAAtggtaagtttttattttatttatctattttttaagtcGAACCATTATCGGCTAATGACATCACATGAACAAGTTTATGATGGATTCACTAGATTTTCTGATGAGATTGCTCCAACTTCCTCAATGTATGATAGCCATCGGTAAAAGTACCTTGGAGGCTCTTGTATTAGGAGTCTGATTGCATTTtgccctttttactaaaaaatgtgtaaatttgttCCCATTAGATTAAATAGCAAACTGGCCTTTTCTGTTAAAAACTTCATCCTGACTGATGGAATAACTAGACTGTTACATGTGGCGTGCCAATTGTACCTATAGTTGACTGATGGAATAACTAGACAGTTACATGTGGCGTGCCACGTGTACCTATAGTTGACGTGCAGGGACCAATTTTTAACCGTAGTattggatggaatttttaacagaagaCTAGTTTGTTTTTTGATCTAACGAATAtagactaatttgcccattttttgagtagaagggggcaaaatgcaattcaACTCTTAATACAAGGGCCTCCATTAATCTTTTACTGATAGTCACCATATGCTGATTTGGTTCTTCTTTTAATTATCATATTCGTGTTGCCGTTGTTTCGGCAATGTTCCTATTCTACCATCTTgtgttattatttttcttaatcatATGTTATTTCCAAGTATTTCTTTAGCTGCCAAGATCTAGTTGCAAATGTCAGATTGCATTTTAAAATCATTATCTTCTAAGTAATAATGATTTTATCCCTATATCCGTATAAGCTCTGCGAATTATTCTTGctctattgttatttttattattttattcaacttACCTTTTCTCCTTTAATCTCATTTACTTGATTGTTGTTTTACCAGTATTTTCAACTTGTATTAttgcttatttaatttttttcttctttttgtcaTTTAGAAATTTCAACATACAGAGTTGTGCTGTATATTATGATAGCATTTGCTGTTATACCTACTGTCGGCTGCAAGTAAGTTTCTATCCATATTCCTAATACTTGCAATTTAATTCGGGGTTTCACAGGGTAGCTTCTCGTGCTTTCTTTTCAACATTCTCGTAGCCTTATAGTCGAGATGTGGATTGTTAGGCTCAGTTGCTTTGACATTTTGCGGAACTTTAGTTTCTCTGTTTTAGCCGGTTTTAGTCTTTATGTTGTAGCTTATCATGCTTTCATTCCAGCATTCATGTAGCCTTACACAAGAGCTTTCGATTACGAGGATAGTTTTCAATGacccttctttatttttttcgttCACCTCATAGCTTTGAAATCCAAATATTAAATGATTACCTTGAGATTTTAGCTTCCAACGTTTCCGTGCATGAAACTGTCTCATATCAATCTAGGTTTCTTTACATTATCGTTGCTATGGCTCTTTGGTTAATGCCATCATAAGCTTCTCTTACATTCTTGTACGTTTTCTTTTGCAGTATACAAAACGTCCATAAGGTCATTCAGGCACGAAAAGGAAGCATGTTACTTGCATTAGCAATGGTAATCGTGTTACTTAATATGTGTTTCTTCCTTCATTCTGTGTATGCTTAATTGCTTAAAAGATGTTTTCTTGTTCTTCCTTGGCAGCTTTATCCTTTCGTTGTACTCATGGGAGGAGTGCTTATTTGGTAAACCAAAAccgtccattttaaaatttagcaatgtttattttcttttccggGCCTTAAATGGACTATTTTTTTTCAATGTGAAGGGATTATTTGTCGCCTTCGGATATAATGGGAAATTACCCACACTTGGTTATACTAGGAACTGGACTTGCATTTGGGTTCCTTGTGGTAAGATTTGCTTGGTTATACTTTGTCATCTAATAATCGGGTTGATTTTGCTAGTCCTTTTCGTATTTCttgttttcttcgtttctttttTCCGTTCTAAAGCTTCTATATTTTCTTCTAAATGTGTTACTCATAATTCCAATTAATATGGTTACCGAGGGATTCTTTTTTTCGACAGGGACGGATGATTTTGGCTCACTTGTGTGACGAACCCAAGGGACTAAAAACAAACATGTGCATGGTATGTAGCATTCTTATACGAATCAACATAATCTGATCAAATCAATGTTTGTAAAGGCTTAATAGAGCTGAGCTTAGAGAAGTTCAGCCATGGCttcaataatatttaatcaaGCTGCTTGAGCTTGCATGATCTCGATCTTAGATTAAGCTCAACCGAGTTTCAAAAAATCTACTTGTCCATGAATGTGTAGAAGAAGCAGTATATTGATGAAGAAAagatatttttttccaaaatcaaaagAGCGATTGGGTTGAAAAAATAAAGGATTTCTAACCGTCTTCTTATCCTATAACGAACATAAATCAATTAGATGGCAAAAGATAGGATAGAGAATCCGTTGATGAATCCGCCTGTCTCCGAGGTATCTATTCTTTTCTTACTATAATACCTTGTTTTGACTGTATCGCACTATGTATCATCTAATAACCGAATAGATCCCTATCTTTGGTTCAAATCGAATTTGAAATGGAGGAATTTCAAGTATATTTAGAACTAAATAGATCCCGCCGACACGATTTCCTATACCCATTTATTTTTCGGGAGTATATTTATGCACTTGCTCATGAGCATGGTTTAAATAAATCGATGATCTTTTTTGAAAATCAGGGTTATGGTAATAAATTCAGTTCACTAACCTATTCTTTCGTAACTAAAATGGTAAACTCTTCTATGTATGTTTTGTTTGCAGTCGCTCTTGTATCTTCCATTGGCAATTGCAAATGCTCTTACAGCTAGGCTGAATGATGGGTATGTATGTTACGTTTTGCATTCTGACACTATATTTCTCTGAGAATTTTGTTTTTCATGAAGTAACCTCATTCAACACTCATGTCTGACGATAAAAGTATCATGCAAGCTTTTGTATTAAAATTCAGAT from Gossypium hirsutum isolate 1008001.06 chromosome D04, Gossypium_hirsutum_v2.1, whole genome shotgun sequence encodes:
- the LOC107898745 gene encoding choline/ethanolaminephosphotransferase 1 yields the protein MGYIGSHGVQALKRYKYSGVDHSYLAKHVLQPFWSRFVNFFPLWMPPNMITLMGFMFLVTSAVLGYVYSPHLDSPPPRWVHFAHGLLLFLYQTFDAVDGKQARRTNSSSPLGELFDHGCDALACAFETMAFGSTAMCGRDSFWFWVISAVPFYGATWEHYFTNTLILPVVNGPTEGLALIYVMHFLTGFLGAHWWVEQFGRSIPIFSWVPFLNEISTYRVVLYIMIAFAVIPTVGCNIQNVHKVIQARKGSMLLALAMLYPFVVLMGGVLIWDYLSPSDIMGNYPHLVILGTGLAFGFLVGRMILAHLCDEPKGLKTNMCMSLLYLPLAIANALTARLNDGVPLVDDFWVLLGYCVFTGSLYLHFATSVIHEITTALGIYCFRITRKEA